From Gammaproteobacteria bacterium, a single genomic window includes:
- a CDS encoding zinc ribbon-containing protein, translating to MSSKREAYLCGLILCAINEPMENKDREKLIAAFDHMVENVSAAIHEAEEAIAPTVEEMVHNSQVLARELFALTQEEAESLGDTLKRDMQKANKTLNQQGKELKDWLSFDLTVVEDRFIEMIARAADKTWLDFRAFENEDHQASIYRSGEICSAGTLCCRNCDNNITLPQTGQIPRCPECDQEEFFRVVS from the coding sequence GTGTCATCGAAACGGGAGGCTTACTTGTGCGGCCTGATATTATGCGCTATTAATGAACCCATGGAAAATAAGGACCGGGAAAAACTGATTGCCGCTTTCGACCACATGGTGGAAAACGTCAGTGCAGCAATTCATGAAGCCGAAGAAGCCATCGCCCCGACGGTTGAGGAAATGGTACACAATTCGCAGGTACTGGCGCGCGAACTGTTTGCCCTGACCCAGGAGGAAGCAGAAAGCCTGGGTGACACGCTGAAACGCGACATGCAGAAAGCCAACAAAACCCTGAACCAGCAGGGCAAGGAACTCAAGGATTGGTTGAGCTTCGATTTAACGGTGGTCGAAGATCGTTTCATTGAAATGATTGCGCGTGCGGCGGATAAAACCTGGCTCGATTTCCGGGCTTTTGAAAATGAGGATCACCAGGCAAGCATTTATCGAAGCGGTGAAATCTGCAGCGCCGGTACGTTGTGTTGCAGGAACTGTGACAATAACATTACCCTACCCCAGACCGGCCAGATTCCGCGCTGCCCGGAATGCGACCAGGAAGAATTCTTTCGGGTTGTCAGCTAG
- a CDS encoding HDOD domain-containing protein, with protein sequence MSITAESIIDDLENDRLPLPTLPEVALKVRETAEDDKASINDVAKIIETDAALSARIVQVGNSALYRGISPAETVQAATMRMGLDTVRTLTTSLVMKQLFQATHPVVDFHLRKAWKLSTDVAALSAMIAKSSSSLEADSALLAGLTHSIGLSPILVKAESDPALLNNAEALEQLLFDLYPMVGSQILKRWNFSNALIKVPAEHLILQRNGDKGKADYVDVVQVALLQTLGDDTHPLKGTDLSQVSAFERLGMSTDIDEIDISGGVIEVEEIKVAIR encoded by the coding sequence ATGAGCATCACCGCGGAATCCATTATTGACGATCTGGAAAACGATCGTTTACCTCTACCTACTTTACCCGAAGTCGCGCTCAAGGTTCGCGAAACAGCCGAAGACGACAAGGCTTCGATAAACGATGTTGCCAAGATCATCGAAACAGATGCAGCGCTTTCGGCGCGTATTGTCCAGGTCGGCAACTCGGCGCTTTATCGAGGCATCAGTCCAGCCGAGACCGTCCAGGCTGCTACCATGCGCATGGGCCTGGATACGGTACGTACACTTACAACCAGCCTGGTCATGAAACAACTGTTCCAGGCCACCCACCCGGTGGTTGATTTTCACCTGCGTAAAGCCTGGAAGCTGAGCACCGATGTTGCGGCCCTGAGCGCAATGATCGCCAAGAGTTCGTCATCACTGGAAGCGGATAGCGCCCTGCTGGCGGGATTAACCCACTCGATCGGCCTCTCCCCGATCCTGGTAAAGGCTGAAAGCGATCCTGCTTTACTGAACAATGCAGAGGCGCTCGAACAATTGTTGTTTGACCTGTATCCCATGGTCGGTAGCCAGATCTTAAAGCGGTGGAATTTCAGCAATGCGCTGATTAAAGTACCCGCCGAGCACCTGATTCTTCAGCGTAATGGAGACAAAGGCAAGGCAGACTATGTCGATGTCGTACAGGTCGCGCTGCTGCAGACCCTCGGGGACGATACTCATCCCCTGAAGGGTACAGACCTGAGCCAGGTTTCCGCGTTCGAGCGCCTGGGTATGAGCACTGATATCGATGAAATCGATATCAGTGGCGGTGTCATCGAGGTCGAAGAAATCAAGGTCGCCATTCGCTAA
- the crcB gene encoding fluoride efflux transporter CrcB, translating to MSIYLAIAAGGSLGAVSRYWMSASTYQWLGQGFPYGTLMVNLLGSLVMGFLSVLLVHRFHVSEEIRIGLLAGFLGSFTTFSTFAMDTLQLAGNEAMFKAIIYVLFSVILCILGAWAGLFVAKQII from the coding sequence ATGTCTATCTACCTCGCAATCGCTGCGGGCGGTTCGCTCGGTGCCGTCTCTCGTTACTGGATGTCGGCATCGACCTACCAATGGCTCGGACAGGGATTCCCGTATGGGACGCTGATGGTTAACCTGCTGGGATCGCTGGTAATGGGGTTTTTATCGGTACTGCTGGTGCATCGTTTTCACGTCAGCGAAGAAATCAGAATCGGTCTGCTGGCCGGATTCCTCGGTTCGTTCACGACTTTTTCGACCTTCGCCATGGACACGCTGCAGCTCGCGGGAAACGAGGCGATGTTTAAAGCCATCATCTATGTTCTATTTAGCGTGATACTGTGTATTCTCGGCGCCTGGGCGGGCCTTTTCGTTGCAAAACAAATAATCTAG
- a CDS encoding DUF4442 domain-containing protein has protein sequence MTQIKSSANQATVLKWWSRLEGLPFGRRLFSLALGWVAPYSGTISAYVEEIRPGYARVSLRDKRRVRNHLHSLHAIALVNLGEIATGLAVLSTISANMRGIVLDIHAEYIKKSRGKITAIAEFQLPESLADNTPCQVEAILRDQSGETVTRVRATWLIGNETT, from the coding sequence ATGACACAGATCAAATCCAGCGCAAATCAGGCGACGGTTCTCAAGTGGTGGTCCCGTCTCGAAGGACTGCCATTCGGCCGTCGTTTATTCAGCCTTGCACTCGGTTGGGTAGCGCCCTATAGCGGCACGATCAGTGCTTATGTCGAAGAGATACGGCCAGGCTACGCCCGGGTGAGCCTGAGGGACAAGCGCAGGGTTCGCAATCATCTGCATTCATTACACGCGATTGCTCTGGTCAATCTCGGTGAGATTGCAACCGGCCTGGCAGTACTGTCGACCATTTCTGCTAACATGCGTGGTATCGTGCTCGATATCCACGCGGAGTACATCAAAAAGTCACGCGGCAAGATAACCGCCATTGCCGAGTTTCAGTTACCCGAGTCGCTGGCAGACAATACCCCGTGCCAGGTCGAGGCAATACTGCGGGATCAAAGTGGAGAGACCGTCACACGGGTGCGAGCGACCTGGTTAATTGGAAACGAGACGACATGA
- the queG gene encoding tRNA epoxyqueuosine(34) reductase QueG translates to MTKSESIKKIGLELGFQQVGITDAHLDPHHRHYAEWIARNYHGEMGYMARNVHKRLHPSELVADTLSVICVRLDYLVDEARNPLDLLDHPYLAYVSRYALGRDYHKLMRKRLQKFADRIKQAHGSMGYRVFTDSAPVLEKALATKAGIGWQGKHSNILHREHGSWFFLGEIYTDMVLEIDDPIDNHCGRCTSCIDVCPTAAIVEPYWVDARRCISYLTIEHRSEIPVEFRQAIGNRIYGCDDCQLVCPWNRFAKYTGEIDFQPRHGLDHISLMDCYRWSEADFMHKMEGSAIRRIGYQCWLRNIVIALGNAARDPHIESILKQDYAQHSGFLQHHLDWAIQQQQGKSQ, encoded by the coding sequence TTGACCAAATCAGAATCTATCAAAAAGATCGGGCTTGAACTGGGATTCCAGCAGGTCGGTATTACCGATGCCCATCTCGATCCGCATCATCGACACTATGCAGAATGGATTGCGCGTAACTATCACGGTGAGATGGGCTATATGGCACGTAACGTACACAAGCGCCTGCACCCATCCGAATTGGTCGCGGATACATTGTCGGTGATCTGTGTCCGTCTCGACTACCTGGTCGATGAGGCGCGAAACCCGCTCGACCTGCTTGATCACCCTTACCTGGCATACGTTTCCCGATATGCACTCGGTCGTGATTACCACAAGCTGATGCGCAAGCGCCTGCAGAAATTTGCCGACCGAATAAAACAGGCCCATGGCAGTATGGGGTATCGCGTGTTTACCGACAGCGCCCCGGTTCTCGAGAAAGCACTCGCGACCAAGGCTGGGATCGGTTGGCAGGGAAAACACAGCAATATCCTGCATCGCGAGCATGGTTCCTGGTTTTTTCTGGGTGAAATCTATACTGATATGGTGCTCGAAATCGATGATCCGATCGACAATCATTGCGGCCGCTGCACCAGTTGCATTGACGTCTGTCCGACCGCGGCGATAGTTGAGCCCTACTGGGTAGATGCAAGACGCTGTATTTCCTATCTGACCATCGAGCATCGTTCTGAAATCCCGGTGGAATTTCGCCAGGCGATTGGTAATCGAATATATGGTTGCGATGATTGCCAGCTGGTGTGTCCCTGGAATCGCTTTGCAAAATATACCGGCGAAATCGATTTTCAGCCACGCCACGGGCTCGACCATATTTCCCTGATGGATTGTTATCGTTGGTCAGAGGCCGACTTCATGCATAAAATGGAAGGTTCGGCAATTCGACGTATCGGCTACCAATGCTGGTTGCGTAATATAGTGATTGCGCTTGGAAACGCCGCCCGGGACCCACATATAGAATCGATACTAAAGCAGGATTATGCTCAACACAGTGGTTTCTTACAGCACCACCTTGACTGGGCGATTCAACAACAGCAGGGCAAATCGCAATGA
- a CDS encoding nitronate monooxygenase, with protein MSRDLSSAAAAFCQQVGIRYPVIGGAMYPCSNPELTAAVSEAGGIGILQPISLTYVHGHEYREGIRLMQELTDKPIGMNALIEKSSKKYHQRMSEWIDIALEEGIRFFVTSLGKPGWVAERVHAAGGLVYHDVTELKWAKIGLDNGVDGLICVNNRAGGHAGPQSMQQIYEELHGLGIPLVCAGGIGESRDFWEALDTGYSACQLGTRFIASTECRASDAYKQAVLSAVESDIVLSERVTGIPVSVINTDFIKRSGTGLGWFSRWMLSGNKTKHWMRMFYGLKSIWQLKHSSLDEKGEKDYWQAGKSVAGIDTIETCETIMRQLIGDEA; from the coding sequence ATGAGCCGAGATCTATCCTCAGCAGCAGCCGCATTTTGTCAGCAAGTCGGCATCCGTTACCCGGTAATTGGTGGCGCCATGTATCCCTGTAGCAATCCTGAATTGACAGCCGCTGTCTCGGAAGCCGGCGGTATCGGTATTTTACAGCCGATATCTTTGACATACGTTCACGGCCATGAATACCGCGAGGGCATCCGATTGATGCAGGAGCTAACGGATAAACCCATCGGCATGAATGCGCTAATCGAGAAATCATCAAAGAAATATCATCAGCGCATGTCGGAATGGATAGATATCGCACTCGAAGAGGGCATACGATTTTTTGTGACTTCCCTTGGAAAGCCGGGCTGGGTGGCCGAACGGGTGCATGCCGCGGGAGGTCTTGTTTATCACGATGTTACCGAGTTGAAATGGGCGAAAATCGGCCTCGATAATGGCGTCGACGGATTGATTTGCGTGAACAATCGTGCCGGCGGTCACGCGGGCCCGCAATCGATGCAGCAGATCTACGAGGAACTGCATGGGCTCGGCATTCCACTGGTATGTGCAGGTGGCATTGGCGAGTCGCGGGATTTCTGGGAGGCGCTGGATACGGGTTATTCTGCCTGTCAGCTCGGCACACGCTTTATCGCGAGTACTGAATGTCGTGCCAGCGATGCCTATAAGCAGGCGGTGCTCTCTGCCGTGGAGTCAGACATTGTATTATCGGAACGGGTAACCGGAATCCCGGTGTCGGTCATCAACACCGATTTTATCAAACGCAGTGGAACCGGCCTCGGCTGGTTTTCCCGCTGGATGCTGTCAGGTAACAAAACCAAGCACTGGATGCGTATGTTCTATGGTTTAAAGTCGATCTGGCAGTTGAAACACTCTTCGCTGGATGAAAAAGGTGAGAAAGACTACTGGCAGGCGGGTAAAAGCGTGGCCGGAATCGACACCATTGAAACCTGTGAAACCATCATGCGACAGTTAATCGGAGATGAGGCATAA
- a CDS encoding folate-binding protein: protein MKQWQEFESKQSSAQAANDFICAVDEIGLIMVSGADATDFLQNQLSNDINLIDESRYQLSSYSTPKGRMLGVFRVIRVSNGYLLLTTASIVVPLLEHLYKYIVQSQVTLADASNYFARFAVQTGNPENVGKTSTPGGPGTVMQTESMITLQLEPLGSQRRFLLMFLSADEAIDFWESLAGSLQVAGYSSWHLSEIKAGIPVIYPATAGEFVLQMTNLGALGGVSFDKGCYPGQEIVARMQYLGKLKRRMFLARIETDTLPAPGDDLVTPGKTVADGSGKVVDAEFDLDGNCHCLYIAQISKAESGSLQLLKQPGSRIDNVDLPYVLEI from the coding sequence ATGAAGCAGTGGCAAGAATTCGAAAGTAAGCAGAGTAGCGCGCAAGCCGCTAACGATTTCATCTGCGCCGTTGACGAAATCGGATTGATCATGGTCAGTGGTGCGGATGCGACTGACTTCCTGCAAAACCAGCTCAGCAACGATATCAACCTGATTGATGAATCCCGTTACCAGTTGAGTTCCTATTCGACACCCAAGGGCAGGATGCTGGGAGTATTTCGAGTAATTCGGGTCAGCAACGGTTACCTGCTGCTGACGACCGCGTCAATAGTGGTACCGTTACTCGAGCATCTCTACAAATACATCGTACAGTCACAGGTGACGCTGGCCGATGCCAGCAATTATTTTGCCCGTTTTGCGGTGCAAACAGGAAACCCGGAAAATGTCGGGAAAACATCGACACCGGGCGGGCCGGGTACCGTAATGCAAACCGAGAGTATGATTACATTGCAGCTTGAGCCGCTCGGGTCCCAGCGTCGATTCCTGCTGATGTTCCTGTCTGCCGATGAGGCAATTGATTTCTGGGAAAGCCTGGCCGGGAGTTTACAGGTTGCCGGATACTCGTCCTGGCATCTGTCCGAGATCAAGGCGGGGATTCCAGTGATTTACCCTGCAACGGCCGGGGAATTTGTGCTACAAATGACGAATCTCGGTGCTCTGGGCGGTGTCAGTTTCGATAAAGGCTGCTATCCCGGCCAGGAAATTGTCGCGCGCATGCAGTATCTCGGAAAACTCAAACGGCGCATGTTCCTGGCTCGCATCGAGACTGATACGCTGCCGGCTCCAGGTGATGACCTGGTCACGCCGGGCAAGACCGTTGCTGACGGCAGCGGCAAGGTCGTCGATGCCGAGTTCGACCTGGATGGAAATTGTCATTGTCTTTACATCGCACAAATTTCAAAAGCGGAGTCCGGCAGCCTGCAGCTGTTGAAACAGCCTGGATCCAGAATCGATAACGTCGATTTGCCTTACGTGCTCGAGATTTAG
- a CDS encoding DsbA family protein, with protein sequence MRHNVMQETLIYVHDPMCSWCWGFEPTRRVIFDAVAGHMHIRRIVGGLAPDSDEPMPAAMATMLQQTWHRIEQTIPGTRFNHGFWSECSPRRSTYPANRAVIAAREQGDEYDEAMTGRIQQAYYLQAKNPSDNSTLIELAADIGLDVERFAQSLVSESTQQALLVEIQSARSMGINNFPSLALVKAGVLQHIGLNYRDPEAMLSQIDAA encoded by the coding sequence ATGAGGCATAACGTCATGCAGGAAACCCTGATCTACGTACATGACCCGATGTGCAGCTGGTGCTGGGGCTTCGAACCCACGCGCCGGGTAATATTTGACGCCGTCGCCGGACACATGCACATTCGTCGCATCGTCGGTGGCCTGGCACCCGATTCGGACGAACCGATGCCTGCGGCAATGGCCACGATGCTGCAGCAAACCTGGCACCGAATCGAGCAAACCATCCCCGGCACTCGCTTTAACCACGGATTCTGGAGCGAGTGTTCACCAAGGCGCTCGACCTATCCCGCCAATCGTGCAGTTATCGCGGCCCGCGAACAGGGCGACGAGTATGACGAGGCGATGACCGGACGAATTCAACAGGCCTATTACCTGCAGGCTAAAAATCCATCGGATAACAGCACTCTGATTGAACTGGCGGCAGATATCGGTCTCGACGTTGAGCGATTTGCGCAAAGCCTGGTATCCGAGTCAACCCAGCAGGCATTGCTGGTTGAAATTCAGAGCGCACGGTCAATGGGGATAAACAACTTTCCGAGCCTCGCGCTAGTAAAAGCCGGAGTACTTCAACACATTGGACTGAACTACCGTGATCCGGAGGCGATGTTAAGCCAGATCGATGCTGCTTAG
- the serS gene encoding serine--tRNA ligase — MLDSKLLRTDLDRVVEKLKVKNFTFDVAAFSELEERRKSLQVSTQNLQSERNSRSKAIGEAKSKGDDIQPLLDEVAELGDQLKAAETELSTLQNELDSLLLGIPNLPHDSVPAGDSEADNTEILQWGEQPQFDFEPKDHIELGQAMGGMDFERAAKLAGSRFVTMTGPLVTLHRALIQFMINQHVLEHGYVEAYAPYLVNEQTLIGTGQLPKFKEDLFHIDAENHNLYLIPTAEVPVTNFVADSIVEPKELPLKFVAHTPCFRSEAGSYGKDTRGMIRQHQFEKVELVQIVEPEKSMDALEELTGHAETILKLLGLAYRKVILCGGDLGFASTKTYDLEVWLPGQDAYREISSCSNMTDFQARRMKARWRNPETGKPELVHTLNGSGLAVGRTLIAIMENYQQADGSVRIPEILLPYMHGITEIRG, encoded by the coding sequence ATGCTTGATTCAAAATTACTACGTACCGATCTCGACCGCGTCGTCGAAAAACTGAAAGTAAAGAATTTTACTTTTGACGTGGCTGCCTTCAGCGAACTCGAGGAACGCCGCAAATCCCTGCAGGTGTCCACTCAAAATCTGCAGAGTGAACGCAACAGCCGCTCCAAAGCGATCGGCGAAGCAAAATCGAAAGGTGATGACATCCAGCCCCTGCTCGATGAAGTGGCAGAACTGGGCGACCAGTTAAAGGCAGCTGAAACAGAATTAAGCACGCTGCAGAATGAGCTCGATAGCCTGTTACTGGGTATTCCAAATCTACCCCACGATTCCGTACCAGCGGGAGATAGCGAGGCCGATAATACCGAAATACTGCAGTGGGGTGAGCAACCGCAATTTGATTTTGAACCCAAAGACCATATTGAACTGGGTCAAGCCATGGGTGGTATGGACTTCGAACGGGCGGCCAAACTTGCGGGCTCGAGATTCGTGACCATGACAGGGCCTCTGGTCACGCTGCACCGCGCCCTGATACAGTTTATGATAAACCAGCATGTACTCGAACACGGTTACGTCGAAGCGTACGCGCCCTACCTGGTTAACGAGCAAACACTGATCGGCACCGGCCAGCTACCCAAGTTCAAGGAAGACCTGTTCCATATTGATGCTGAAAATCACAACCTCTACCTGATACCAACGGCCGAGGTGCCGGTGACGAATTTTGTCGCCGACAGTATCGTGGAGCCAAAAGAGCTACCGCTAAAATTTGTTGCCCATACACCGTGTTTCCGCTCCGAGGCAGGCTCTTATGGTAAAGATACGCGCGGTATGATCCGCCAGCACCAGTTCGAGAAAGTAGAATTGGTGCAGATTGTAGAACCCGAAAAATCGATGGATGCCCTCGAAGAGTTAACCGGGCATGCCGAAACGATCCTGAAATTACTGGGGCTTGCCTATCGCAAGGTTATCCTCTGTGGTGGCGACCTGGGTTTTGCGTCGACCAAGACTTACGATCTGGAAGTCTGGCTACCCGGTCAGGATGCTTATCGCGAAATTTCTTCGTGCAGCAATATGACTGATTTCCAGGCACGCCGAATGAAAGCACGCTGGCGCAATCCGGAAACTGGCAAACCCGAACTGGTCCATACCCTGAATGGATCCGGACTCGCAGTGGGCCGGACCCTGATTGCCATCATGGAAAACTACCAGCAAGCCGACGGCAGTGTCAGGATTCCAGAGATACTGCTGCCTTATATGCACGGCATAACTGAAATTCGAGGTTAA